Proteins encoded together in one Impatiens glandulifera chromosome 1, dImpGla2.1, whole genome shotgun sequence window:
- the LOC124919332 gene encoding histone-lysine N-methyltransferase CLF isoform X2: MASASDNPSDPPQKMLEEPEANPMFKATPSVIDTIEKRVAAIRCDYIKKRVEENRLKLTDVSNCLFKLSMERRISKVSDSEKSIDLLTKRQKDAIDMQKGIDLTNGDKDSNNSQEDGQASSAILLGSSIAVKNAVRPIKLTEVKRLPPFTTWIFLDRNQRMQEDQSVVGRRRIYYDQNGGEALICSDSEEEIIEEEEEKKQFTEYEEGILRVAVREVGLTETSLDELAKMLSRKPSEVKERYTILIKGESAVEGSENPLLDKDLDAALDSFDNLFCRRCLVYDCRLHGCSQDLVFPAEKQLPWNCPADENIQCGLQCYKLALKAENNNNAKAISPVCTDDQKKLTPSPEPVPPTSKRKSIVPLPRRRSKSSQSETASSNCRNMSESSDSEIKQGQNLGSSPNSSSKPVGKGGVQKRNSKRVAERVSSISSQKKRKKSESEAIINVSCGMRDMKLRSKSCKENGEASSSVHKQKPPSGGRRGRKKKESVNAEDKKAVQPNDDELGDQLMNDNEKLAREEFVGENIFRHEKVDIRSWKPFEISLFEKGMEIFGKNSCLIARNLMNGLKTCREVFLYMNCFVNNLSSRLGDGSLLDGCSRGDGIETTGNGVRRRSRFLRRRGRVRRLKYTWKSTGYHSIRKRISERKDQPCRQFNPCGCKSACGKQCPCLLNGTCCEKYCGCPKMCKNRFRGCHCAKSQCRSRQCPCFAADRECDPDVCRNCWVSCGDGTLGVPSQRGDNYECRNMKLLLKQQQRVLLGPSDISGWGAFLKNSVGKHEYLGEYTGELISHREADKRGKIYDRENSSFLFNLNDQFVLDAYRKGDKLKFANHSPDPNCYAKVIMVAGDHRVGIFAKERISAGEELFYDYRYEVDRAPAWARKPDAPGAKKEDGAPSSGRAKKLA; encoded by the exons ATGGCGTCAGCTTCTGACAATCCATCGGATCCACCACAAAAG ATGTTAGAAGAGCCAGAAGCAAACCCAATGTTTAAGGCTACTCCATCAGTTATTGATACCATAGAGAAAAGGGTTGCTGCTATCCGGTGTGATTACATAAAG AAAAGAGTGGAAGAGAACAGGTTAAAGTTAACCgatgtgagcaactgtcttttTAAGTTATCTATGGAAAGGAGAATCAGTAAGGTATCTGATTCTGAGAAGAGTATAGATCTACTCACGAAGAGGCAGAAGGATGCTATTGATATGCAGAAGGGTATAGATTTGACAAATGGAGATAAAGATAGCAACAATTCTCAAGAAGATGGTCAAGCCTCATCTGCTATTCTGCTAGGGTCAAGTATAGCAGTAAAAAATGCTGTGCGACCCATAAAGTTAACTGAAGTCAAGAGGTTACCTCCTTTTACTACATGGATATTCTTGGACAG AAACCAAAGAATGCAAGAAGATCAATCTGTAGTAGGCCGGAGAAGAATTTACTATGATCAGAATGGAGGAGAAGCTCTAATTTGTAGTGACAGTGAAGAAGAGATAatcgaggaagaagaagaaaagaaacaaTTTACAGAGTATGAAGAGGGTATCCTTAG GGTGGCTGTCAGAGAAGTTGGTTTAACAGAAACTTCACTCGATGAACTAGCCAAGATGTTATCAAGGAAACCTTCTGAAGTTAAG GAGAGGTACACAATTCTTATTAAGGGAGAAAGTGCAGTGGAGGGCTCAGAGAATCCATTGCTTGATAAGGATCTGGATGCAGCTTTGGATTCTTTTGACAACTTATTTTGTCGTCGATGTCTT GTTTATGATTGTAGATTACATGGGTGTTCTCAGGATCTTGTCTTCCCT GCTGAGAAGCAACTTCCATGGAACTGTCCTGCAGATGAAAATATACAATGTGGTCTTCAGtgctataagttg GCCTTGAAAgcggaaaataataataatgccaAGGCAATCTCTCCGGTTTGTACTGACGACCAAAAGAAGCTCACTCCTTCCCCTGAACCTGTGCCTCCGACTTCCAAGAGAAAGTCCATAGTTCCATTGCCACGAAGGAGGTCCAAATCAAGTCAAAGTGAAACTGCTTCGTCAAATTGTAGGAACATGTCGGAGAGCAGTGATTCTGAAATTAAACAAGGACAAAATTTAGGGTCTTCCCCAAATTCATCGTCCAAACCTGTCGGAAAAGGTGGGGTTCAGAAAAGGAATAGCAAGCGAGTTGCTGAACGTGTTTCTTCGATAAGCAGTCAAAAGAAACGGAAGAAATCTGAATCCGAGGCAATTATTAATGTCAGTTGTGGTATGAGGGATATGAAACTCAGATCGAAATCTTGCAAAGAAAACGGGGAGGCTAGTTCTTCAGTGCACAAGCAAAAACCTCCTAGTGGTGGTAGACGAGGCAGGAAGAAGAAGGAATCTGTTAATGCTGAAGATAAGAAGGCCGTGCAGCCAAATGATGACGAACTTGGCGATCAGCTCATGAACGACAACGAAAAGTTAGCCAGAGAAGAGTTTGTGGGTGAAAACATATTCAGACATGAAAAAGTTGATATTAGATCATGGAAGCCTTTTGAGATATCTCTATTTGAAAAAGGCATGGAAATTTTTGGGAAGAACAG CTGTTTAATTGCTAGGAATCTTATGAATGGATTGAAGACTTGTCGGGAGGTATTTTTGTATATGAATTGTTTCGTAAACAACTTATCTTCGAGATTAGGTGACGGGTCATTACTTGATGGCTGTTCAAGGGGTGATGGCATTGAAACAACG GGAAACGGAGTTAGAAGAAGGTCTAGATTTCTACGTAGGAGAGGTAGGGTTCGCCGTTTGAAATATACTTGGAAGTCCACTGGTTATCACTCTATTAGAAAACGAATTTCCGAAAGGAAAGATCAGCCTTGCCGGCAGTTCAATCCTTGTGGTTGTAAGTCTGCGTGTGGAAAGCAATGTCCATGCCTTCTCAATGGTACATGCTGCGAGAAATATTGCGG GTGCCCAAAGATGTGCAAGAATCGATTTAGAGGTTGTCATTGTGCTAAAAGCCAATGCAGAAGCCGTCAGTGCCCATGTTTTGCTGCAGACAGGGAGTGTGATCCAGATGTTTGCAGGAATTGCTGGGTCAG TTGTGGTGATGGCACACTGGGAGTTCCTTCCCAACGAGGCGACAACTATGAATGCAGGAATATGAAGCTACTTTTGAAGCAGCAACAAAGG GTTTTGCTCGGACCGTCTGATATATCTGGATGGGGTGCCTTTTTGAAG AATAGTGTAGGTAAACACGAATATCTTGGTGAGTATACCGGAGAACTAATCTCACATCGTGAAGCTGATAAGCGTGGAAAAATCTATGATCGCGAAAATTCTTCATTTCTGTTCAATCTGAATGACCAG TTTGTTCTTGATGCATACCGCAAAGGTGACAAATTGAAATTCGCCAATCATTCCCCAGATCCTAATTGCTATGCAAAG GTTATTATGGTTGCTGGGGATCATAGGGTTGGAATATTTGCCAAGGAAAGGATTAGTGCTGGGGAGGAACTGTTTTACGATTATCGATATGAAGTGGATAGGGCACCTGCATGGGCCAGAAAGCCCGATGCACCCGGGGCCAAGAAAGAGGATGGGGCTCCGTCTAGTGGTCGGGCAAAGAAGCTTGCGTAA
- the LOC124919332 gene encoding histone-lysine N-methyltransferase CLF isoform X1: protein MASASDNPSDPPQKVSSWMLEEPEANPMFKATPSVIDTIEKRVAAIRCDYIKKRVEENRLKLTDVSNCLFKLSMERRISKVSDSEKSIDLLTKRQKDAIDMQKGIDLTNGDKDSNNSQEDGQASSAILLGSSIAVKNAVRPIKLTEVKRLPPFTTWIFLDRNQRMQEDQSVVGRRRIYYDQNGGEALICSDSEEEIIEEEEEKKQFTEYEEGILRVAVREVGLTETSLDELAKMLSRKPSEVKERYTILIKGESAVEGSENPLLDKDLDAALDSFDNLFCRRCLVYDCRLHGCSQDLVFPAEKQLPWNCPADENIQCGLQCYKLALKAENNNNAKAISPVCTDDQKKLTPSPEPVPPTSKRKSIVPLPRRRSKSSQSETASSNCRNMSESSDSEIKQGQNLGSSPNSSSKPVGKGGVQKRNSKRVAERVSSISSQKKRKKSESEAIINVSCGMRDMKLRSKSCKENGEASSSVHKQKPPSGGRRGRKKKESVNAEDKKAVQPNDDELGDQLMNDNEKLAREEFVGENIFRHEKVDIRSWKPFEISLFEKGMEIFGKNSCLIARNLMNGLKTCREVFLYMNCFVNNLSSRLGDGSLLDGCSRGDGIETTGNGVRRRSRFLRRRGRVRRLKYTWKSTGYHSIRKRISERKDQPCRQFNPCGCKSACGKQCPCLLNGTCCEKYCGCPKMCKNRFRGCHCAKSQCRSRQCPCFAADRECDPDVCRNCWVSCGDGTLGVPSQRGDNYECRNMKLLLKQQQRVLLGPSDISGWGAFLKNSVGKHEYLGEYTGELISHREADKRGKIYDRENSSFLFNLNDQFVLDAYRKGDKLKFANHSPDPNCYAKVIMVAGDHRVGIFAKERISAGEELFYDYRYEVDRAPAWARKPDAPGAKKEDGAPSSGRAKKLA from the exons ATGGCGTCAGCTTCTGACAATCCATCGGATCCACCACAAAAGGTCAGTTCATGG ATGTTAGAAGAGCCAGAAGCAAACCCAATGTTTAAGGCTACTCCATCAGTTATTGATACCATAGAGAAAAGGGTTGCTGCTATCCGGTGTGATTACATAAAG AAAAGAGTGGAAGAGAACAGGTTAAAGTTAACCgatgtgagcaactgtcttttTAAGTTATCTATGGAAAGGAGAATCAGTAAGGTATCTGATTCTGAGAAGAGTATAGATCTACTCACGAAGAGGCAGAAGGATGCTATTGATATGCAGAAGGGTATAGATTTGACAAATGGAGATAAAGATAGCAACAATTCTCAAGAAGATGGTCAAGCCTCATCTGCTATTCTGCTAGGGTCAAGTATAGCAGTAAAAAATGCTGTGCGACCCATAAAGTTAACTGAAGTCAAGAGGTTACCTCCTTTTACTACATGGATATTCTTGGACAG AAACCAAAGAATGCAAGAAGATCAATCTGTAGTAGGCCGGAGAAGAATTTACTATGATCAGAATGGAGGAGAAGCTCTAATTTGTAGTGACAGTGAAGAAGAGATAatcgaggaagaagaagaaaagaaacaaTTTACAGAGTATGAAGAGGGTATCCTTAG GGTGGCTGTCAGAGAAGTTGGTTTAACAGAAACTTCACTCGATGAACTAGCCAAGATGTTATCAAGGAAACCTTCTGAAGTTAAG GAGAGGTACACAATTCTTATTAAGGGAGAAAGTGCAGTGGAGGGCTCAGAGAATCCATTGCTTGATAAGGATCTGGATGCAGCTTTGGATTCTTTTGACAACTTATTTTGTCGTCGATGTCTT GTTTATGATTGTAGATTACATGGGTGTTCTCAGGATCTTGTCTTCCCT GCTGAGAAGCAACTTCCATGGAACTGTCCTGCAGATGAAAATATACAATGTGGTCTTCAGtgctataagttg GCCTTGAAAgcggaaaataataataatgccaAGGCAATCTCTCCGGTTTGTACTGACGACCAAAAGAAGCTCACTCCTTCCCCTGAACCTGTGCCTCCGACTTCCAAGAGAAAGTCCATAGTTCCATTGCCACGAAGGAGGTCCAAATCAAGTCAAAGTGAAACTGCTTCGTCAAATTGTAGGAACATGTCGGAGAGCAGTGATTCTGAAATTAAACAAGGACAAAATTTAGGGTCTTCCCCAAATTCATCGTCCAAACCTGTCGGAAAAGGTGGGGTTCAGAAAAGGAATAGCAAGCGAGTTGCTGAACGTGTTTCTTCGATAAGCAGTCAAAAGAAACGGAAGAAATCTGAATCCGAGGCAATTATTAATGTCAGTTGTGGTATGAGGGATATGAAACTCAGATCGAAATCTTGCAAAGAAAACGGGGAGGCTAGTTCTTCAGTGCACAAGCAAAAACCTCCTAGTGGTGGTAGACGAGGCAGGAAGAAGAAGGAATCTGTTAATGCTGAAGATAAGAAGGCCGTGCAGCCAAATGATGACGAACTTGGCGATCAGCTCATGAACGACAACGAAAAGTTAGCCAGAGAAGAGTTTGTGGGTGAAAACATATTCAGACATGAAAAAGTTGATATTAGATCATGGAAGCCTTTTGAGATATCTCTATTTGAAAAAGGCATGGAAATTTTTGGGAAGAACAG CTGTTTAATTGCTAGGAATCTTATGAATGGATTGAAGACTTGTCGGGAGGTATTTTTGTATATGAATTGTTTCGTAAACAACTTATCTTCGAGATTAGGTGACGGGTCATTACTTGATGGCTGTTCAAGGGGTGATGGCATTGAAACAACG GGAAACGGAGTTAGAAGAAGGTCTAGATTTCTACGTAGGAGAGGTAGGGTTCGCCGTTTGAAATATACTTGGAAGTCCACTGGTTATCACTCTATTAGAAAACGAATTTCCGAAAGGAAAGATCAGCCTTGCCGGCAGTTCAATCCTTGTGGTTGTAAGTCTGCGTGTGGAAAGCAATGTCCATGCCTTCTCAATGGTACATGCTGCGAGAAATATTGCGG GTGCCCAAAGATGTGCAAGAATCGATTTAGAGGTTGTCATTGTGCTAAAAGCCAATGCAGAAGCCGTCAGTGCCCATGTTTTGCTGCAGACAGGGAGTGTGATCCAGATGTTTGCAGGAATTGCTGGGTCAG TTGTGGTGATGGCACACTGGGAGTTCCTTCCCAACGAGGCGACAACTATGAATGCAGGAATATGAAGCTACTTTTGAAGCAGCAACAAAGG GTTTTGCTCGGACCGTCTGATATATCTGGATGGGGTGCCTTTTTGAAG AATAGTGTAGGTAAACACGAATATCTTGGTGAGTATACCGGAGAACTAATCTCACATCGTGAAGCTGATAAGCGTGGAAAAATCTATGATCGCGAAAATTCTTCATTTCTGTTCAATCTGAATGACCAG TTTGTTCTTGATGCATACCGCAAAGGTGACAAATTGAAATTCGCCAATCATTCCCCAGATCCTAATTGCTATGCAAAG GTTATTATGGTTGCTGGGGATCATAGGGTTGGAATATTTGCCAAGGAAAGGATTAGTGCTGGGGAGGAACTGTTTTACGATTATCGATATGAAGTGGATAGGGCACCTGCATGGGCCAGAAAGCCCGATGCACCCGGGGCCAAGAAAGAGGATGGGGCTCCGTCTAGTGGTCGGGCAAAGAAGCTTGCGTAA